A part of Acipenser ruthenus chromosome 12, fAciRut3.2 maternal haplotype, whole genome shotgun sequence genomic DNA contains:
- the LOC117417363 gene encoding serine/arginine-rich splicing factor 11-like isoform X2, with the protein MSSTTNVIQVTNVSPSTTSEQMITLFGFLGQIEELKLFPPDESPLPVTSRVCFVKFHESDSVGVSQHLTNTVFVDRALIVVPFAEGVIPDEAKALSLLAPANAVAGLLPGGGLLPTPNPLASIGGVPLSALGGPTLDQGLAAYGLQGANLNSQSLAADQLLKLMSSVDPKLNHVTAGLVNPAMKSDASSKEIEEAMKRVREAQSLISAAIEPGNKKDDKRKHSRSRSRSRRRRSRSRSRHRRSKSRSRRRSQSKSRSRRRSKSPRRRRSHSRDRSRRSRSKSRDRKKEEKEKKRSKTPPKSYSTTRRSRSPSRDRRRRRSRSVTRSPKKSPKRKISKSPSPRRHKKEKKKDKERERDRGREREKERDRSRDERERSTSKKKKSKDKEKERERKSDGEKGDVKAQMTKGEQNEVTRDYDEEEQGYDSEKDKKEDKKGSDSVSPKAKESSVDDKGMGDTVRESKVNGDDHHEEDMDMSD; encoded by the exons ATGAGTTCCACCACGAACGTGATCCAAGTGACGAATGTGTCTCCCAGCACAACCTCCGAGCAGATGATAACACTATTCGGATTCCTGGGACAAATCGAAGAGCTCAAATTGTTTCCGCCTGA tGAGTCTCCCTTGCCAGTGACTTCACGTGTCTGTTTTGTAAAGTTCCATGAATCTGATTCGGTGGGAGTGTCTCAGCATTTGACTAACACAGTCTTCGTGGACAGAGCCTTGATAGTGGTGCCATTTGCTGAAG gAGTAATTCCTGATGAGGCTAAAGCTTTGTCTTTGTTGGCGCCAGCAAATGCTGTTGCAGGGCTGCTTCCAGGGGGAGGACTTCTTCCTACACCAAATCCACTAGCATCG aTTGGAGGCGTTCCTTTGTCAGCTCTGGGGGGTCCCACACTTGACCAAGGCCTTGCTGCGTATGGGTTGCAAGGAGCAAACTTAAATTCTCAG TCTCTGGCAGCAGATCAGCTTTTGAAGCTCATGAGCAGCGTGGACCCAAA GTTGAATCATGTGACAGCAGGACTAGTGAACCCAGCAATGAAATCGGATGCCTCAAGTAAAGAAATAGAGGAAGCTATGAAGAGAGTCAGAGAAGCGCAGTCCTTGATTTCTGCTGCTATTGAGCCTGGAA ATAAGAAAGACGACAAACGGAAACATTCAAGATCCCGATCCCGATCTAGAAGGCGAAGGTCCCGTTCCCGCTCCAGACATAG acgTTCAAAGAGCAGATCCAGACGAAGGTCACAATCCAAATCAAGAAGCAGAAGGCGATCTAAAAGTCCTAGGCGTCGGAGATCGCATTCTAGAGATAGGAGCAGGCGTTCTAGAAGCAAATCCAG ggatagaaagaaagaagaaaaagagaagAAACGCTCTAAAACTCCACCTAAGAGCTACAGTACTACCAGAAGATCTCGAAGTCCTAGCAG GGACAGAAGGCGTAGAAGAAGTCGCAGTGTAACTCGATCTCCTAAAAAGTCACCCAAAAGGAAGATCTCCAAATCACCCTCACCTAGAAG GCACAAGAAGGAAAAGAAGAAGGAtaaggagagagagcgagacagaggtagagaaagagagaaggaacGAGACAGAAGCAGAGATGAAAGGGAAAGATCAACCAGCAAGAAGAAGAAAAGCAAAGACAAGGAAAAAGAGCGGGAGAGAAAATCAGACGGTGAGAAGGGAGATGTTAAG GCACAGATGACTAAGGGAGAACAGAATGAG GTGACAAgagattatgatgaagaggagcAGGGGTATGACAgtgaaaaagacaaaaaagaagACAAGAAAGGTTCAGACTCTGTTTCTCCCAAGGCGAAGGAATCTTCAGTTGATGATAAAGGAATGGGGGACACAGTAAGAGAATCAAAAGTGAATGGTGATGATCATCATGAAGAAGACATGGACATGAGTGACTGA
- the LOC117417363 gene encoding serine/arginine-rich splicing factor 11-like isoform X4: MTKKSSTGVIPDEAKALSLLAPANAVAGLLPGGGLLPTPNPLASIGGVPLSALGGPTLDQGLAAYGLQGANLNSQSLAADQLLKLMSSVDPKLNHVTAGLVNPAMKSDASSKEIEEAMKRVREAQSLISAAIEPGNKKDDKRKHSRSRSRSRRRRSRSRSRHRRSKSRSRRRSQSKSRSRRRSKSPRRRRSHSRDRSRRSRSKSRDRKKEEKEKKRSKTPPKSYSTTRRSRSPSRDRRRRRSRSVTRSPKKSPKRKISKSPSPRRHKKEKKKDKERERDRGREREKERDRSRDERERSTSKKKKSKDKEKERERKSDGEKGDVKRSKLGLLQAQMTKGEQNEVTRDYDEEEQGYDSEKDKKEDKKGSDSVSPKAKESSVDDKGMGDTVRESKVNGDDHHEEDMDMSD, from the exons ATGACTAAAAAATCAAGTACAG gAGTAATTCCTGATGAGGCTAAAGCTTTGTCTTTGTTGGCGCCAGCAAATGCTGTTGCAGGGCTGCTTCCAGGGGGAGGACTTCTTCCTACACCAAATCCACTAGCATCG aTTGGAGGCGTTCCTTTGTCAGCTCTGGGGGGTCCCACACTTGACCAAGGCCTTGCTGCGTATGGGTTGCAAGGAGCAAACTTAAATTCTCAG TCTCTGGCAGCAGATCAGCTTTTGAAGCTCATGAGCAGCGTGGACCCAAA GTTGAATCATGTGACAGCAGGACTAGTGAACCCAGCAATGAAATCGGATGCCTCAAGTAAAGAAATAGAGGAAGCTATGAAGAGAGTCAGAGAAGCGCAGTCCTTGATTTCTGCTGCTATTGAGCCTGGAA ATAAGAAAGACGACAAACGGAAACATTCAAGATCCCGATCCCGATCTAGAAGGCGAAGGTCCCGTTCCCGCTCCAGACATAG acgTTCAAAGAGCAGATCCAGACGAAGGTCACAATCCAAATCAAGAAGCAGAAGGCGATCTAAAAGTCCTAGGCGTCGGAGATCGCATTCTAGAGATAGGAGCAGGCGTTCTAGAAGCAAATCCAG ggatagaaagaaagaagaaaaagagaagAAACGCTCTAAAACTCCACCTAAGAGCTACAGTACTACCAGAAGATCTCGAAGTCCTAGCAG GGACAGAAGGCGTAGAAGAAGTCGCAGTGTAACTCGATCTCCTAAAAAGTCACCCAAAAGGAAGATCTCCAAATCACCCTCACCTAGAAG GCACAAGAAGGAAAAGAAGAAGGAtaaggagagagagcgagacagaggtagagaaagagagaaggaacGAGACAGAAGCAGAGATGAAAGGGAAAGATCAACCAGCAAGAAGAAGAAAAGCAAAGACAAGGAAAAAGAGCGGGAGAGAAAATCAGACGGTGAGAAGGGAGATGTTAAG CGCTCTAAACTGGGACTGTTGCAGGCACAGATGACTAAGGGAGAACAGAATGAG GTGACAAgagattatgatgaagaggagcAGGGGTATGACAgtgaaaaagacaaaaaagaagACAAGAAAGGTTCAGACTCTGTTTCTCCCAAGGCGAAGGAATCTTCAGTTGATGATAAAGGAATGGGGGACACAGTAAGAGAATCAAAAGTGAATGGTGATGATCATCATGAAGAAGACATGGACATGAGTGACTGA
- the LOC117417363 gene encoding serine/arginine-rich splicing factor 11-like isoform X1 — MSSTTNVIQVTNVSPSTTSEQMITLFGFLGQIEELKLFPPDESPLPVTSRVCFVKFHESDSVGVSQHLTNTVFVDRALIVVPFAEGVIPDEAKALSLLAPANAVAGLLPGGGLLPTPNPLASIGGVPLSALGGPTLDQGLAAYGLQGANLNSQSLAADQLLKLMSSVDPKLNHVTAGLVNPAMKSDASSKEIEEAMKRVREAQSLISAAIEPGNKKDDKRKHSRSRSRSRRRRSRSRSRHRRSKSRSRRRSQSKSRSRRRSKSPRRRRSHSRDRSRRSRSKSRDRKKEEKEKKRSKTPPKSYSTTRRSRSPSRDRRRRRSRSVTRSPKKSPKRKISKSPSPRRHKKEKKKDKERERDRGREREKERDRSRDERERSTSKKKKSKDKEKERERKSDGEKGDVKRSKLGLLQAQMTKGEQNEVTRDYDEEEQGYDSEKDKKEDKKGSDSVSPKAKESSVDDKGMGDTVRESKVNGDDHHEEDMDMSD, encoded by the exons ATGAGTTCCACCACGAACGTGATCCAAGTGACGAATGTGTCTCCCAGCACAACCTCCGAGCAGATGATAACACTATTCGGATTCCTGGGACAAATCGAAGAGCTCAAATTGTTTCCGCCTGA tGAGTCTCCCTTGCCAGTGACTTCACGTGTCTGTTTTGTAAAGTTCCATGAATCTGATTCGGTGGGAGTGTCTCAGCATTTGACTAACACAGTCTTCGTGGACAGAGCCTTGATAGTGGTGCCATTTGCTGAAG gAGTAATTCCTGATGAGGCTAAAGCTTTGTCTTTGTTGGCGCCAGCAAATGCTGTTGCAGGGCTGCTTCCAGGGGGAGGACTTCTTCCTACACCAAATCCACTAGCATCG aTTGGAGGCGTTCCTTTGTCAGCTCTGGGGGGTCCCACACTTGACCAAGGCCTTGCTGCGTATGGGTTGCAAGGAGCAAACTTAAATTCTCAG TCTCTGGCAGCAGATCAGCTTTTGAAGCTCATGAGCAGCGTGGACCCAAA GTTGAATCATGTGACAGCAGGACTAGTGAACCCAGCAATGAAATCGGATGCCTCAAGTAAAGAAATAGAGGAAGCTATGAAGAGAGTCAGAGAAGCGCAGTCCTTGATTTCTGCTGCTATTGAGCCTGGAA ATAAGAAAGACGACAAACGGAAACATTCAAGATCCCGATCCCGATCTAGAAGGCGAAGGTCCCGTTCCCGCTCCAGACATAG acgTTCAAAGAGCAGATCCAGACGAAGGTCACAATCCAAATCAAGAAGCAGAAGGCGATCTAAAAGTCCTAGGCGTCGGAGATCGCATTCTAGAGATAGGAGCAGGCGTTCTAGAAGCAAATCCAG ggatagaaagaaagaagaaaaagagaagAAACGCTCTAAAACTCCACCTAAGAGCTACAGTACTACCAGAAGATCTCGAAGTCCTAGCAG GGACAGAAGGCGTAGAAGAAGTCGCAGTGTAACTCGATCTCCTAAAAAGTCACCCAAAAGGAAGATCTCCAAATCACCCTCACCTAGAAG GCACAAGAAGGAAAAGAAGAAGGAtaaggagagagagcgagacagaggtagagaaagagagaaggaacGAGACAGAAGCAGAGATGAAAGGGAAAGATCAACCAGCAAGAAGAAGAAAAGCAAAGACAAGGAAAAAGAGCGGGAGAGAAAATCAGACGGTGAGAAGGGAGATGTTAAG CGCTCTAAACTGGGACTGTTGCAGGCACAGATGACTAAGGGAGAACAGAATGAG GTGACAAgagattatgatgaagaggagcAGGGGTATGACAgtgaaaaagacaaaaaagaagACAAGAAAGGTTCAGACTCTGTTTCTCCCAAGGCGAAGGAATCTTCAGTTGATGATAAAGGAATGGGGGACACAGTAAGAGAATCAAAAGTGAATGGTGATGATCATCATGAAGAAGACATGGACATGAGTGACTGA
- the LOC117417363 gene encoding serine/arginine-rich splicing factor 11-like isoform X3, protein MSSTTNVIQVTNVSPSTTSEQMITLFGFLGQIEELKLFPPDESPLPVTSRVCFVKFHESDSVGVSQHLTNTVFVDRALIVVPFAEGVIPDEAKALSLLAPANAVAGLLPGGGLLPTPNPLASIGGVPLSALGGPTLDQGLAAYGLQGANLNSQSLAADQLLKLMSSVDPKLNHVTAGLVNPAMKSDASSKEIEEAMKRVREAQSLISAAIEPGNKKDDKRKHSRSRSRSRRRRSRSRSRHRRSKSRSRRRSQSKSRSRRRSKSPRRRRSHSRDRSRRSRSKSRDRKKEEKEKKRSKTPPKSYSTTRRSRSPSRDRRRRRSRSVTRSPKKSPKRKISKSPSPRRHKKEKKKDKERERDRGREREKERDRSRDERERSTSKKKKSKDKEKERERKSDGEKGDVKVTRDYDEEEQGYDSEKDKKEDKKGSDSVSPKAKESSVDDKGMGDTVRESKVNGDDHHEEDMDMSD, encoded by the exons ATGAGTTCCACCACGAACGTGATCCAAGTGACGAATGTGTCTCCCAGCACAACCTCCGAGCAGATGATAACACTATTCGGATTCCTGGGACAAATCGAAGAGCTCAAATTGTTTCCGCCTGA tGAGTCTCCCTTGCCAGTGACTTCACGTGTCTGTTTTGTAAAGTTCCATGAATCTGATTCGGTGGGAGTGTCTCAGCATTTGACTAACACAGTCTTCGTGGACAGAGCCTTGATAGTGGTGCCATTTGCTGAAG gAGTAATTCCTGATGAGGCTAAAGCTTTGTCTTTGTTGGCGCCAGCAAATGCTGTTGCAGGGCTGCTTCCAGGGGGAGGACTTCTTCCTACACCAAATCCACTAGCATCG aTTGGAGGCGTTCCTTTGTCAGCTCTGGGGGGTCCCACACTTGACCAAGGCCTTGCTGCGTATGGGTTGCAAGGAGCAAACTTAAATTCTCAG TCTCTGGCAGCAGATCAGCTTTTGAAGCTCATGAGCAGCGTGGACCCAAA GTTGAATCATGTGACAGCAGGACTAGTGAACCCAGCAATGAAATCGGATGCCTCAAGTAAAGAAATAGAGGAAGCTATGAAGAGAGTCAGAGAAGCGCAGTCCTTGATTTCTGCTGCTATTGAGCCTGGAA ATAAGAAAGACGACAAACGGAAACATTCAAGATCCCGATCCCGATCTAGAAGGCGAAGGTCCCGTTCCCGCTCCAGACATAG acgTTCAAAGAGCAGATCCAGACGAAGGTCACAATCCAAATCAAGAAGCAGAAGGCGATCTAAAAGTCCTAGGCGTCGGAGATCGCATTCTAGAGATAGGAGCAGGCGTTCTAGAAGCAAATCCAG ggatagaaagaaagaagaaaaagagaagAAACGCTCTAAAACTCCACCTAAGAGCTACAGTACTACCAGAAGATCTCGAAGTCCTAGCAG GGACAGAAGGCGTAGAAGAAGTCGCAGTGTAACTCGATCTCCTAAAAAGTCACCCAAAAGGAAGATCTCCAAATCACCCTCACCTAGAAG GCACAAGAAGGAAAAGAAGAAGGAtaaggagagagagcgagacagaggtagagaaagagagaaggaacGAGACAGAAGCAGAGATGAAAGGGAAAGATCAACCAGCAAGAAGAAGAAAAGCAAAGACAAGGAAAAAGAGCGGGAGAGAAAATCAGACGGTGAGAAGGGAGATGTTAAG GTGACAAgagattatgatgaagaggagcAGGGGTATGACAgtgaaaaagacaaaaaagaagACAAGAAAGGTTCAGACTCTGTTTCTCCCAAGGCGAAGGAATCTTCAGTTGATGATAAAGGAATGGGGGACACAGTAAGAGAATCAAAAGTGAATGGTGATGATCATCATGAAGAAGACATGGACATGAGTGACTGA